DNA sequence from the Heptranchias perlo isolate sHepPer1 unplaced genomic scaffold, sHepPer1.hap1 HAP1_SCAFFOLD_43, whole genome shotgun sequence genome:
tgttgtaacttctatgattctatgattctatgaaagtatattttgaaatattaaaaaaagttccagtctcactaTGTCTCTTCTTATTGGAcaatgaagagtggaaacagacccGAATCGTAAAGATGTTGGAAGTTATacaaatatcatttattgcaggcatcaggtgagaaatagggagTATTTTCTTAAGGGTGAGAAACTcgggactgtggaggagcagaggggtttgggtgtccaggtacaccaatcaataaaaataagtgcacaagtgtaaaaaatgaatgaaagatcccaatttctaggctgtcatatcccaaggtaccGCTATCAGGTACTTTCCCaactctgtggaatttgctgatacaatcaggccccactgcctcccttgctggtccattccatacatccagcgccctctgcattaaaaaatatatattcaagcattctgctcatcctgtgccccaggtagagaagattgagagtgacaggaggacccagaccattagccttatgtgagtttggacatttctgtttttGATTCAGATTATTGAATTTGCAATTTATCCACTTTTTTGtagatttctatttttattttttgaacaaattctccaaaccctgtgcgcagtgagtgctgactccgggccctgTGAATGACATCCCTCACCTCCGCCCGCCTGCgtcctgggctgactcctcctATCACCTGACACGCGGTACCGTCTCTCACCTTTGCGCGCTGTCATCGCGATGCCTGCATGCATCTCCGCCCGAGGGACGCCGCGCGGTCCCTATGCCGCGTTGCTTTAGCAACAGGCGCGTcccgggaggatgatgatggcggcCTTGGGTCGGCGGTCGGATGGCCGCTGCTGTGGGCGGGGTCgagaccgacagagggagggTCCGCATCTGGAAATGGCCTGGGCTCCGGGGCCTTGGAATGGCGCAGTGAGGCCGGTCCGGGCAACAGCTCCTCCGACTTCAGGCCCGATTGGCTTTAATGGGGTCGcaacccccgggacggagggaccgagaccccgggacggtgggaccgagaccccgtgatggagggaccgagaccccgggatggagggaccgagaccctggaacggtgggactgagaccccgggacggagggaccgcgaACCCGGGATGGTGTGACCACGAACCTGCGATGGAGGTATCGTGACCCCTGGAGGAAGGTGGTCCTTGAGACCGTCCATGCTTTTTGTGagacctctgtgtgtgtcttgctctgttCGTGTTctattacattggctcccggtgtggcaatgcttcgattttaaaattctcatcctcgtgttcaaatccctgtatggccctcaccccctccctatctctgcaacctcttccagccctacaatcctcgtgatcaaatccctccatggccctcaccctctccctatctctgtaatcccctGCAACCGATTTAATCTCCACCGACAACCGCATGTCTCGCCACCCTCAGTGCTCGGACTCTCAgtcctgtataacacacagtcagtgctgggacactcagtcctgttatatacagagtCAGTGCtaagacactcagtcctgttatagaaACAGTCAGTGctaggacattcagtcctgttatacacacactcagtgctgggacattcagtcctgttatacacagtcagataaataaataactgcaaactaagaatgaaatctccaggacctgacggTTTCCACCCCAGATTTTAAAGGAAACAgatggggaaattgcagatgcattgatcataatttcccaaagctctccagactcaggaattgtgcctttggatatgaATGTTGAACATGTCACTCcgtttatttaagaaaggagggagggagaaaccaggtcaATACAGACTTGTCATTTTAAAGTCGGTTGTGGGGAACTTATTAAACCTATCATGAGAGACAAAATGAGctggtcaaagagagtcaacttggattcgtgaagggcaggtcatgtctgactaatttagttgGATTTGTTGAGGAAtctaacaaggtggacagaggAGTGTCTATGAAGGTTTtctatatggacttacagaaagcatttgaaaaggttcagcacaagagattaatagaataaataaaaggcacaaaattgaaagtgaccttgtgatggaattggttgggaggtcggagaaaAGAGTAAGGAGAAAGGGAATGTTCTTTGATTGGcgggatatgactagtggtgtccccagggatctgtcctggggcctcagctttccaccatatttatcaataacttggatgaagcaatCGAGACTAATAGgtccaagtttccagatgacacttAGTTATGAagtacagtaagttgtgtagatggaagcaggaagttacaaagggaaagtttaagcgaatggacaaactgtggcagatggagttcaatgtggggaagtgtgagatcattcaaTATGGAAGcaaaaaggaaacattggagtattttctgaaagtgagagactgggaatggtgaaggagcaaagggatttgggtgtccatggacacaaatcactaaaggctagTGCACAGATGCAAAAAGCAACCACAGACAAATGGCATTTATCTCCagtgttggaatacaaagggaaggaagtgatgcttcagttctacagagccttggtcagagcccatctggagtactgatcctcaccaaggatatattgaccttggaggggggacagtgcagattcaccagaatgatactggggcttgaagTGTTCAagtatgaggaccggttgcataaacttggttttgcattcccttgagtttagaagaatgaggggtgatctgatccagggatataaaataataaagggattcgataggttagaaaaagaaactattttctctggtgggggaatccagaacaagaggacataacgttaaatttagagctagggcgtctaggattgaaatcaggaaactctttttcacacaaggagagtggaaatctgctcaggctgattgaagtggaccctgtgatacaatagaattttctgtcctgtcagacttggacatcttgtagatccatcttttacAAAGGTGGAGGAGCTCAGTTCTAAGACGTATTCCACTCACGTCGTCATAAGTCCTCTAACTGTTTCTTTTATCAACGAGATATGAAGGTCAAaaacactgtgtttaaaagaaagctgatttatttgacacttgtacagaatactaaactccagcccagttaaaggggGTCATTAACATTAGAAACAAactccaactgtcagaatgaacatggtttagTCCTGGatacagcaataacagcagaatccaatccctgcagtcacatgtgaactcgctggtgactcagcaggtgggatgactgagtgaatcgcattccacacacggaacaggtgaccgtcctctccccggtgtgaatacgttcatgtctcatcagatcccatgttcttttaaagctcttctcacagttagaatatttaaagggtctcttatcagtgtgaacaagttggtgttcaatgaggccggatgaacaagtgaattccttcccacacacagagcaggtgaatggcctctccccagtgtgaactcgttggtgtgtcagcagggtggatgactgagtaaagctcttcccacacacggagcaggtgaacggcctctccccagtgtggactcgctggtgtgtcagcagggtggatgactgagcgaatcccttcccgcacagggagcaggtgaatggcctctccccgaagtgaacttgctgatgtctcaggaggtgggatgatcgagtgaatcgcttcccacacacagagcaggtgaacggcatctccccagtgtggactcgctggtgtgtcagtaggctggatgaccgagtaaatcccttcccacacacggagcagatgaacggcctctccccagtgtgagtacgttggtgtgtcagcagatcactttttcttttaaagctcttctcacagtcagaacatttaaaaagacacttatcagtgtgaacaaggtgatgttcaatgaggtgggaagattgagtgaatccgctcccacacacggagcaggtgaacggcctctccccagtgtgaattcgctggtgtgtcagcaggttggatgactgaatgaatcccttcccacacacggagcaggtgaacggcctctccccactgtgaatgcgttggtgtgtcagcagatcactttttcttttaaagttcttctcacagacagaacatttaaaaagtctcttatcagtgtgaacaagttgatgttcaatgaggtgggaatactgagtgaatcccttcccacacacggagcaggtgaacggcctctccccagtgtgtctgtgtcgatgagtttccagccgggacgagtaactgaatcccctcccacagtccccacatttccacggtttctccatggtgcgggcgtcctcgtgtctctccaggttggacgatcagtgcaagtctcgtctgcacagagaacatttgtctggtttctccccactgtgaatggtacgatgttttttcaggctgtgtaactggttaaaattCTTTCCACAgttagtgcactggaacactctcactcgggtgtgtgtgtctcgctgctattccagtcacagtgatgtttgaaatcttttcccacggatggaacagatcaacatttctcctatattttaaggccgataatcttcaggGGCTGGTGAGTagagtgactgtcagatcttgacgtgatgtttggtttgagtttgtcgtctgcaaatcctccccttctaatcccctataaaaggagataacaaaagtcctcactgtgaatacgagatttaaattcagaacaggcaattccagtttctatggaacattcgacccgctcattcccccagactgtaaatgcccgtcccacacactcaccctcctccctctgctgaaacccaaacccatcgcaccacttccaacaattttccttctatttaattTTTCTGTCTTGAAGATCCCGACTCGGACtggtttcagttctacactcactggttccattccctctcctcccctgaaggtgctagtTCTGGCTAGGTTCAGTTCTACACGCACTGCTCCCAAccatctcctcccctgaaggtgctgactctggttggattctgttctgcactcactggttcccctctcctctcctgaagatgctcacTCTTGCTGTGTGTATATGGTCTGCCCCTCATTTCGACATTATGTCCCTCCCTATAGCTGCCTGTAGGCAGTCCATATGTAATACCTCCCAAATTTGGCGACGGAATCtttctgaccagtcaccatttctccttcatttaaagactaTCCCTGAcctatcacaatttctcctttatTTGCAGACAGTCCCTGACCAGTCAGCATTTCaccttcattgacagacactccctgagcaaacaccatttctccttcatttaaaaactctctctgaccagtcagcATTTTCCTTCATTAATAGACGCTCCCTGGCCCATCACTATTTCTTCATTTATGGACATTACCTGACCTGTCAACATTTCTCctgcattcacagacactcccggaccaatcaccattcctccttcattgacagacactccTTGACCAGtttctatttctccttcattaacaAACGCTGCCTgacaagtcaccatttctccatcatttacagacgctgcTTGAACTGTCACAATTTATCCGTCATTTATCGATACTCCCTGTCCCGTcaccgtttctccttcatttatagacactccctgacctgtcaccatgtccTCCCCCATTTATAGATACTCCCATACCAGACGCCATTTCACCTGCATTTAtaaacactccctgacccgtcaccattcctccttcatttatagccacgccctgacccgtcaccatttcgaTTTCATTAATAGACACTCCCTAACCAGACACtatgtttccttcatttacagacactccctaatgagacaatttttccttcatttacagacactccctgaccaatcaccatttcatcTTCATTTACAAACATTCACTGTCCCGtccccatttctctttcatttatagacactccctgacccttcACCGCTTCTCCTTCATATATAGACACTCCCTCACCcggcaccatttatccttcatttggaGACAATCCCTGTCCAGTCACCATTTATCCttgatttacagacactcccgaactagtcagcatttctccttcatttacagacaccccctgacctgtcaccagttctccttcatttacagacaccccctgacctgtcaccagttctccttcatttccagacactccatgaccagtcaccagttatccttcatttacggacACTCCATGACCAGtcgcaatttctccttcatttagagaCACTTCCTGACcaatcactatttctccttcattgacagacgctccctgaacgtccccatttctactTAATTTATAGACACTTCCTGACCAATCGCATTTTTCCatcatttgcagacactccctgaccggttatcatttctgcttcatttacagacactccctgaccagtcacctcctctcaccgcatctccctccagatgtccgttcacttgtgagcaAGGCTCTTGCCATCCACAAACTTATTGCGGATTGCTGCatttaggaacatcggaacaggagttggccatttagccccacgagccggttccgccattcaattagatcatggctgatttatatcttaactctatctaccctactTCGTATCATAGCCCTTAATACTTTGGccaaacacaaatctatcaatctcaattttcaaatttacaattgacccccagcctcaacagctttttggagtgaagagagttccagatttccactcccctttgtgtgaagaattacttcctgacgtcacccctcaatggccgagctctaattttaagatgattcccgcttgttctggactctcccaccagaggaaatagtttatctccatcgactctatcaaaacctctaatcatcttaaacacctcaattagatcaatccTAAATATTGTTTATTCAAGAGAATAGAAGCCTAGTCTACGCATCtgtgttcatcatttacataattcATCAccataagtacaggatagaaattcagaacacacAGTTCTAGTTTCTCTGGAACAGTCTTTTCTCCCTTGCCCCTCCTAAGCTGTGaatgccccgtctgacacactctccctccttgcccctattaagctgtaaatccccatcccacacaatCTCCCTCGCTGCCCATATCAAGCTGTAAATCATCCGTCccagactctccctccttgccccaattaagctgtaaatctcccgtcccacacactctccctctttgcccctattaagctgtaaatcccccgtcaaaCACTATCCCTCCTTGCCCCAATTAAACTCTGAATTCCCCCATCCCACACACTATCCCTCCGTGACACTTCCTCGCTGTtttgaaatccagattcatcgcaggatctatttttcctccttttctctCTTGAAGGTTCTGCGTGATGTTGGGTTTCGGGCCCAGTCACTGTTTGCCCTCCAGTACCCGGCCAAGTGGTAATTCTGCACCTGTGAGCCTGTACAGCGAGCTGAGGGCGTTTCAACTATGGGGAGCAGCACAGTCACCGTCCCTGGCTGATTCCGTCCGGCAAAGCTGAGGCCAACGAGAGcagatcaacaacaacctgcatttgcaAAGAGCGGAGTCTCATCAACACCGAGTAGGGCTCAGGCCCCGAATCAGAGCCGGGGGTCCCGGGACTCCATTACACCCATCATCCAGCGCCTACCCCGTCCTACCCGCCGCTTCTCGTTTTtttctcccgtttccaccgagtccgactcgcgaACAAAGGAAAGGAGCGATGCCTTCCCAGAATGCACGGCGGGCctggggagcatgcgcagtctgagcGGGAAGTCAGCGCGTTCGaaagatagaggggtttctggggcgcgggggattgtggggcctcCGGCAGCCATGAGTCGCAGTGCGTGGGTCAGTGTTTTATTGCCCGCGTCGCGCACAGAACCGTTTCTcgaaatacagactgaggaattcagagccggtttgctaaacagacactgaccgtacaatgtagaacatttatttttaaatttttttctcgtgactcagtggaagaaaaacacttcccccagggacccaaaaaataatatcttctgactggagttttcatcaaatcccaataaaggtcaatacatgctcgctcttcacttcacttcaagtaataaataaaataagacaacgacgttacttgaaaaacattttaattacagtataaatacagtaaataaaagatcaggttgagtttcacttaaaTAATGTGACGGAtgggtctgcctgttgttcatgatctcattccaatctggatcacaagatgaaagctcGACACGCttatcaggtgcgctgttgactcggtttctttctcttgttttcaacattctcaaagtcgaaaatcccagttcgcacatgtaggCTGTTGTGAatggcagcaacaacagaacactaatcttagtcaacagaggatattctttgaaagcactgagccAAAAAGAAGATACACTGAAtaacttgtggcgtgttttcagtgtgctcacaggtgagtcgcaccagttcgttttcttgctcaggcatcaagtttagttTAATTGTctattcaggattttcgaaagcaaaaggatctttcatccaacgcttttccttcaaattttcaaatccctctgtcgagaagtagcgactaaaattgtcagacagagcagcgagatgtaactgtatgacacatttcatttcattccctttatcttcattgaAGATGTTCCCCGCAATTTGTTGTAACAGTGTTGGGAACATGGAATATCTCGGGTGATTACTTTTCAGTCGGGCTTGCCACAGTTCTAATGACTTCTGGAATGTTTTTATCTGTTCACAAGGTCGAAACAAAtcattgcctcttccttgtaacttcaaattcagttcctttaaaattgagaacatgtCAGCCAGGTAAGACAACTTCATTAACCAACTGTCATCATAAAATACATTTGCAAAATTAAATGTTTCTCTACCAGAAAAATGTGAATCTCTTTCCTGAGGTCGTTAACCCTTGAAAGCACCCTGCCCCGTGACAGCTATCGTACTTcagtgtgaaacagtaaatgaggaagctcagctcccatttctgagcataatgcttcaaaaagcctgcagttcagtgagcttcctttaatgaaattaacaattttcactacttccttCAGTACTGCGATAAGATCAGGGGGAACAGCCTTGGACGCCAAAGCCTCgtggtgaatgaaacagtgattccaACCATCATTAAcagctgcctcagatattcaTCTCACAACAACGCTATTTCTCCCTGTCATTTTTGCTGCACAATCACTTGGAATTTCTTTGCAATCagcccagtccaatttgtattttccatctGCACAGTGATGCAGTGCTTCGAATATCTCTGCTCCTGTTTtatttgttggtaaagttagacaACACAACAAAAATTCCATAAAGTCATCTTGCCCGGCAGATCTCACATAAACTAACAGTGttgcacaatttgaaatatcagtACTTTCGACAAGTTGGATAGCAAAATCCCCGGCTGCTTGGCTTCGAAATGCTCAGCAACAGAACATATTCGCCGAGACATTGTGTTATCACTGAGAGGAATgcttctcaatttttcagcaggcttCTCGACAAAGATTGTACGCACCATATCCAGAGATGCTGGAAGAATAAGTTTTTCGCCAACTGTATGGGCCATTTTCTCTCTTTCCACACGATATGAGACCAAATATGACAACAGTTGTGCCTTATCAATCAGAGCAGTTGACCGACTAAGAACTTGTGCTGATAACTTTAATCCCCGTTTCttcctttaaaaatattcaagcgggtgatcaaCGAGTTCCCCATGTTTTGTCAATAAATGACTTTTTAATTTTGACGAGTTTGAAACTCTTGTTTCCAAGCACCTCGCTAAAATTAACACACTGGGGCTTTCGATCTTTGTTTGCGTTTGCACAATTGAtgaaaccacatttcaaaaaagcctcACTATACTGCTTCATCCTCGATGTGGTAGGTGGTTCAGAGGTGGTTCAGACCCGG
Encoded proteins:
- the LOC137312663 gene encoding zinc finger protein 271-like, encoding MEKPWKCGDCGRGFSYSSRLETHRHRHTGERPFTCSVCGKGFTQYSHLIEHQLVHTDKRLFKCSVCEKNFKRKSDLLTHQRIHSGERPFTCSVCGKGFIQSSNLLTHQRIHTGERPFTCSVCGSGFTQSSHLIEHHLVHTDKCLFKCSDCEKSFKRKSDLLTHQRTHTGERPFICSVCGKGFTRSSSLLTHQRVHTGEMPFTCSVCGKRFTRSSHLLRHQQVHFGERPFTCSLCGKGFAQSSTLLTHQRVHTGERPFTCSVCGKSFTQSSTLLTHQRVHTGERPFTCSVCGKEFTCSSGLIEHQLVHTDKRPFKYSNCEKSFKRTWDLMRHERIHTGERTVTCSVCGMRFTQSSHLLSHQRVHM